A region from the bacterium genome encodes:
- the plsX gene encoding phosphate acyltransferase PlsX has translation MKKIIIGLDAMGGDNAPQMVIEAAKSLLLEKDIDILFIGDREKLAGYLPEDKIVHAPSVISCSELPEEAFRKKKDSSIAIGTMLQKEGKIDAFVSAGSTGACVMFSLLTLGRLKGVRRPALGIFFPTKSGNFTFILDVGAVTFVKPYDLYQFGIMGAKCIEKLTGNNNPKVAILSVGEESVKGSPLTKEAFDILKKSKLNFIGNIEGHQIIEGISDVVVCDGMVGNILLKLAESVLSTFKDVIKKTIDSSVWAKMGGALIAGALRREFGKFNYEQYGGAFLLGVKGVTIISHGRSSAEAIKSAVHTAASYVKSGVNEYIEETIIKDENVDQSPDSLSN, from the coding sequence ATGAAGAAGATAATTATCGGGCTTGATGCGATGGGCGGGGATAATGCTCCGCAGATGGTCATAGAAGCCGCAAAAAGCTTGCTCCTTGAAAAAGATATTGATATCCTTTTCATAGGGGACAGGGAGAAACTTGCCGGTTATTTACCCGAAGACAAGATTGTCCATGCGCCATCCGTAATAAGTTGCAGTGAACTTCCTGAAGAGGCTTTCAGAAAGAAAAAAGATTCGTCCATCGCCATAGGGACGATGCTTCAAAAAGAGGGCAAGATAGACGCATTCGTAAGCGCCGGTAGCACAGGCGCGTGTGTGATGTTCAGTCTTTTGACTCTTGGCAGGTTGAAAGGCGTTCGCAGACCTGCGCTTGGTATATTTTTCCCGACGAAATCGGGAAATTTTACTTTTATCCTTGATGTCGGCGCGGTGACTTTTGTTAAACCTTATGACCTTTATCAATTTGGAATTATGGGAGCAAAATGCATAGAAAAACTTACCGGCAATAACAACCCGAAAGTAGCTATACTGTCAGTAGGGGAGGAGTCAGTTAAGGGAAGTCCTCTCACGAAAGAAGCTTTTGACATTCTGAAAAAATCGAAATTGAATTTTATCGGCAACATAGAGGGACATCAGATTATTGAAGGAATAAGCGACGTCGTCGTATGTGACGGGATGGTAGGAAACATATTATTGAAGTTGGCGGAAAGTGTTCTCTCTACTTTTAAGGATGTAATAAAGAAAACAATAGACAGTTCAGTCTGGGCAAAAATGGGCGGAGCTTTGATTGCAGGCGCCTTGCGAAGAGAATTCGGAAAATTCAATTACGAACAATATGGCGGGGCATTTTTACTTGGAGTAAAAGGCGTGACTATAATTTCTCACGGCAGGTCAAGCGCAGAAGCAATAAAAAGCGCGGTTCATACTGCGGCGAGTTATGTAAAGTCCGGCGTAAACGAATACATAGAAGAGACTATTATTAAAGACGAAAACGTAGACCAGTCGCCTGATTCCTTGTCGAATTGA
- a CDS encoding virulence protein RhuM/Fic/DOC family protein, whose translation MKKNNPSKGEIAIYQTPKKEVELRVRFEKETVWLTQKQMALLFDKEIPTINEHIKNIYKEKELDKNSTIRNFRIVQTEGCRQVERAVEFYNLDTIISVGYRVKSIRGTQFRIWATKTLKEHLIQGYTINEKRLIQTQDKLKELQKTIDFLQEKTKHKILSGQEQEILNLLADYSKTLTLLGRYDKKEVPLVKKAKGKFILTYKDAKQMIQGIKTRLLLKKEASDLFGRESEEKLMAVLGAVYQTFDGKELYPSLEEKAAHLLYFIIKDHPFIDGNKRIGSFLFIYFLDKNNYLLKKNGEKKINDNALTALALLIAESIPKEKDILTKIITNLLSE comes from the coding sequence ATGAAAAAAAATAATCCCTCAAAAGGCGAAATAGCAATTTATCAAACACCCAAAAAAGAGGTTGAGTTAAGGGTACGATTTGAAAAAGAAACTGTTTGGTTGACGCAAAAACAAATGGCTTTGCTTTTCGACAAGGAAATTCCTACTATTAACGAACATATAAAAAATATCTATAAAGAAAAGGAGTTGGATAAAAATTCAACTATTCGGAATTTCCGAATAGTTCAAACCGAGGGCTGTAGGCAAGTAGAAAGAGCCGTAGAGTTTTATAATTTAGATACTATTATCTCTGTTGGATATAGAGTTAAATCAATTCGTGGCACCCAATTCCGTATCTGGGCAACTAAAACCCTAAAAGAACATTTAATTCAGGGATATACTATTAATGAGAAAAGATTAATACAAACGCAAGATAAATTAAAAGAATTACAAAAAACAATTGATTTCCTGCAGGAAAAAACCAAACATAAAATCCTATCCGGACAAGAACAGGAAATTCTTAACTTACTTGCTGATTATTCTAAAACCCTTACTCTGCTTGGGCGATATGATAAAAAAGAAGTCCCGCTTGTTAAAAAAGCAAAGGGAAAATTTATTTTGACTTATAAAGATGCCAAACAAATGATTCAGGGAATAAAAACCAGGTTGCTGCTTAAAAAAGAAGCAAGCGATTTATTTGGGCGGGAATCAGAAGAAAAGTTAATGGCGGTTTTAGGCGCTGTCTATCAAACTTTTGATGGAAAAGAATTATATCCATCGTTAGAAGAAAAAGCGGCACACCTTTTGTATTTTATTATCAAAGACCATCCTTTTATAGATGGCAACAAACGTATTGGTTCTTTTCTGTTTATTTATTTTTTAGACAAAAATAATTACCTGCTTAAAAAAAACGGGGAGAAGAAAATCAATGATAATGCATTAACTGCTCTGGCTTTGCTTATTGCGGAAAGTATCCCGAAAGAAAAAGACATTTTAACTAAAATTATTACTAATCTTTTAAGCGAATAA
- a CDS encoding nitroreductase family protein, translating into MSISLSDIIKIRQSVRAYLDKPIKDNLIEEIIEAARLCPSACNSQPWRFIVVTDKNIKDQITSKVLNGVFLPNSWAKTAPVIIAVCAELSFVPHTAASTLKRTKLHLLDMGIAIEQLVLKATELGLGTCIIGWFNGKTLHKILNIPHHIQTVALITLGYPEEPLAVNQVEKIPLEKILFWNKYK; encoded by the coding sequence ATGAGTATTTCATTATCGGACATAATTAAAATAAGGCAAAGCGTTCGGGCTTATCTTGATAAACCCATAAAAGATAACCTTATTGAAGAGATAATCGAAGCGGCAAGACTCTGTCCTTCTGCCTGCAATTCACAACCCTGGCGGTTTATCGTAGTTACGGATAAAAACATAAAAGACCAAATTACAAGCAAAGTGCTTAACGGTGTCTTTCTCCCGAATAGCTGGGCAAAAACTGCTCCCGTAATAATTGCAGTTTGCGCAGAATTGAGCTTCGTTCCGCATACCGCAGCTTCCACACTAAAACGAACAAAATTACACCTTTTGGATATGGGCATTGCCATCGAACAACTGGTTTTGAAAGCAACGGAACTCGGTTTAGGAACATGTATAATAGGTTGGTTTAACGGAAAAACGCTGCACAAAATACTAAACATACCACACCATATACAAACGGTCGCGTTAATAACATTGGGATATCCCGAAGAGCCTCTCGCTGTAAACCAAGTAGAAAAAATCCCGTTAGAGAAAATACTTTTTTGGAATAAATATAAATAG
- a CDS encoding C-GCAxxG-C-C family protein → MKNSDKAVLSFQKGFNCAQSVLLAFSDEFGLDKKTSLKISCAFGGGMGRMQKTCGAVTAAFMVIGLKYGRYTLEDKDAKELTYKLARNFAKEFKKLHKSISCRKLLGYDVTTKRGLEEANEKNAFSNCDKFIKDASEILEKMLKKKGEL, encoded by the coding sequence ATGAAAAACTCCGACAAAGCGGTTTTATCTTTTCAAAAAGGATTCAACTGTGCGCAGTCCGTATTATTGGCATTCAGCGATGAGTTCGGGCTGGATAAAAAAACGTCTTTAAAAATTTCCTGCGCATTTGGCGGGGGGATGGGAAGAATGCAGAAAACCTGTGGCGCGGTTACTGCCGCTTTTATGGTTATAGGTTTGAAATACGGAAGATATACGCTTGAAGATAAAGACGCAAAAGAATTAACTTATAAACTTGCAAGAAATTTCGCAAAAGAATTCAAAAAGCTTCATAAATCAATCAGTTGCAGGAAACTACTTGGATATGATGTTACTACGAAAAGGGGTTTGGAAGAGGCAAACGAAAAGAACGCATTTTCAAATTGTGATAAGTTTATTAAAGATGCGAGTGAAATTTTGGAAAAGATGTTAAAGAAAAAAGGAGAACTATGA
- a CDS encoding Bro-N domain-containing protein has product METTKIALFKGKQIRKTIYNNEWWFSVVDVVQVLTDQPDDYMARKYWNKLAQRLREEGSELVTFCHRLKLEASDGKKYETDCANTEGIFRIVQSIPSPKAEPFKRWLAKVGYERVQEIENPELATKRTRLLYKLKGYPDDWIEKRMRGIAIREELTDEWEKRGAEEKKDYEILTAEISKATFGITPSRYKKIKGLKRENLRDHMDDFELIFTMLGERATTEIHRTEDSQGVPKLKSDAKAGGKIAGDARKKLEKRLKRSIVSKENYLRPQAKKLKKK; this is encoded by the coding sequence ATGGAAACAACTAAAATTGCATTATTCAAAGGCAAACAAATTAGGAAAACTATTTATAATAACGAGTGGTGGTTTTCAGTTGTGGATGTAGTGCAAGTATTAACCGACCAGCCTGATGATTATATGGCAAGAAAGTATTGGAATAAACTTGCTCAAAGATTAAGAGAAGAAGGGAGTGAGTTGGTGACATTTTGTCACCGACTGAAATTGGAAGCTTCCGACGGGAAAAAGTATGAAACTGATTGTGCCAATACTGAAGGCATTTTCCGTATTGTCCAATCCATACCATCTCCCAAAGCCGAACCATTTAAACGCTGGTTGGCTAAGGTAGGATATGAACGGGTACAGGAAATAGAAAATCCGGAACTTGCAACCAAAAGAACAAGACTCCTTTATAAACTCAAAGGGTACCCTGATGATTGGATAGAAAAAAGAATGCGGGGAATAGCAATCAGAGAAGAATTAACCGATGAATGGGAAAAACGTGGTGCAGAAGAAAAAAAGGATTATGAGATTTTGACGGCAGAGATTTCAAAAGCAACTTTTGGTATAACGCCCAGTCGGTATAAAAAAATCAAAGGATTAAAAAGAGAAAACCTGCGTGACCATATGGATGATTTTGAATTGATTTTTACGATGTTAGGAGAAAGAGCAACTACAGAAATTCATCGGACTGAAGATTCTCAAGGTGTACCAAAATTAAAATCCGATGCCAAAGCAGGAGGAAAAATTGCCGGAGATGCCAGAAAAAAATTAGAAAAAAGGTTAAAAAGGTCTATTGTTTCAAAAGAAAACTATTTGAGACCACAAGCTAAGAAATTAAAAAAGAAATAA
- a CDS encoding carbonic anhydrase, which produces MENKTFATAINCMDGRMQVPVVKWIKSEFPIDFVDMITEPGPNKILAENTDTHMIESIKKRVGISVHKHHSKLIVITGHYDCAGNPVEEEIQKAQILEAIKVMKLWGFEVEIIGLWVDKNWEAHKIN; this is translated from the coding sequence ATGGAAAACAAAACTTTTGCTACTGCGATTAACTGTATGGACGGGAGAATGCAGGTTCCCGTGGTCAAGTGGATAAAGAGCGAGTTCCCGATAGATTTTGTGGATATGATAACGGAGCCGGGCCCCAACAAGATATTGGCTGAAAACACAGACACCCATATGATTGAGTCCATAAAAAAGAGAGTTGGAATCTCGGTCCACAAACATCATTCCAAACTTATTGTTATAACGGGACATTATGATTGCGCGGGGAATCCCGTGGAAGAAGAAATTCAAAAAGCCCAGATACTTGAGGCGATAAAAGTGATGAAATTATGGGGGTTTGAAGTTGAAATCATAGGGTTATGGGTTGATAAAAACTGGGAAGCGCATAAGATTAATTAA
- a CDS encoding helicase-related protein: protein MSNFITNSGADNLKNRLIELINKSDELKFLVGFFYFSGIRELYQGLKDNPNVKINVLVGLNVDKSNYGLLEYGDPEKQLSDEERCYKFFESIKKSLNTENFDKKDFYEQVKYFLKLIRENKLIIRKTLNPNHAKVYIFKLQEDQVGRKNLFITGSSNLTNSGLSTQEEFNVEISDYGFEDTEKYFDSLWGDAIKITENDVTKKRLLEVVENETLVKEILPFDAFILVLQAYLGSFEQKDIGESLIKTFKDNGYTPYLYQLDAVGQALSIIEKNNGVIIADVVGLGKTIIACAVAKELKKRGVVICPPGLIGDKNKNSGWKKYAEQFGMTDWEIRSLGDLEDTAAFVQKTKDIEVIIIDEAHRFRNQDTKDYEYLRNLCRDKIVILLTATPFNNRPRDILSLLSLFITPKKSSITLENNLVIKFQAFKGIFDKLGYIKKYWNSKKDDKREKALAYYEGLFEEKNINLDKVKQRSKYLAKQIRDVIEPVTIRRNRLDLQNNPYYKDEVKNLSKVADPKEWFYELTKAQSDFYDKIISVYFGDPEEGGQFKGAIYHPFEYEKGKTKRDKLTEKENFQLLQQRNLYDFMRRLMVKRFESSFGSFRQSIKNFIKITETAQEFIDKTGKYILDRDLMKDIYTKEPEEIEEYLNEYSDKVKNGEYPKNHKVYIINNFDYKDDFIAHIKEDLELFNKILQDLEALDLVKNDPKTDCLLNNIKAVLKENPNKGEPKRKIIIFSEYFDTVKYLEPILKKHFGDRLLVISGDLSTQKVFSINKNFDASYESQEDEFDAILSTDRISEGFNLNRAGMVVNYDIPWNPVRVIQRVGRINRISKKVFDELYIVNFFPTEKGAELVKSREIASNKMFLIHNTLGEDSKIFDPSEEPTPSRLYEKIRQNPDKLGEESFYTKALTIYEKIKKENPELIEALKKYPPRIKVAKKYSENELLVFLKKGRLYVYSVKYSEDGKDKVSPTIFEDVFANILCDKEEKPLEFSDRAWDAYENVKKFKEYRTNPISAQSLEQKSIINLKSLIYTVKHEEIMPHKDFLRTLLEDIIDYGTLSDYTLRRISNLEFTDDKGIKGTVKEIDAIKKELGGVDYLQKEKDRQRDLSKEIIIAIENQKL, encoded by the coding sequence ATGAGTAATTTCATTACAAACAGTGGTGCGGATAATTTAAAAAATCGTCTGATAGAGCTTATAAACAAAAGTGACGAATTAAAATTTTTGGTTGGTTTCTTCTATTTCTCCGGGATTAGAGAGCTATATCAAGGGTTAAAAGACAATCCAAACGTAAAAATTAACGTTCTTGTCGGACTCAATGTGGACAAATCAAATTATGGTCTCTTGGAGTATGGCGATCCGGAAAAACAACTTTCCGACGAGGAGCGTTGTTATAAATTTTTTGAATCCATAAAAAAATCTCTAAATACTGAAAATTTTGATAAAAAAGATTTTTATGAACAGGTGAAGTATTTTCTTAAACTTATCCGTGAAAACAAACTAATCATCAGAAAAACACTTAATCCAAACCATGCTAAGGTTTATATTTTCAAGCTTCAAGAGGACCAAGTTGGTAGAAAAAATTTATTTATCACCGGCAGTAGCAACTTAACTAATTCCGGACTTTCCACACAAGAAGAATTCAATGTAGAGATTAGTGATTATGGGTTTGAAGATACTGAAAAATATTTTGATTCACTATGGGGAGATGCAATTAAAATTACAGAAAACGATGTTACAAAAAAGAGGTTATTAGAAGTTGTTGAAAATGAAACTCTCGTAAAAGAGATACTTCCTTTTGATGCATTTATATTGGTACTTCAGGCATACCTTGGTTCTTTTGAGCAAAAAGATATCGGAGAATCCCTTATTAAAACATTCAAGGATAATGGATACACGCCTTATCTTTATCAATTAGATGCTGTTGGACAAGCTCTTTCGATTATAGAAAAGAACAATGGCGTGATTATTGCCGATGTTGTGGGATTAGGGAAAACAATTATTGCCTGCGCAGTTGCCAAAGAACTAAAAAAACGAGGTGTCGTAATTTGTCCGCCGGGATTGATTGGCGATAAGAACAAAAATTCCGGTTGGAAAAAATATGCAGAACAGTTTGGTATGACAGATTGGGAAATTCGTTCTTTGGGAGATTTGGAAGATACTGCTGCGTTTGTTCAAAAGACAAAAGATATTGAAGTTATTATTATTGATGAAGCGCACAGATTTAGAAATCAAGATACGAAAGATTATGAATATCTAAGGAATCTCTGTCGCGATAAAATTGTAATATTACTGACAGCTACCCCTTTCAATAATAGACCGAGGGACATTCTTTCTTTGCTCTCGCTCTTTATTACGCCGAAAAAATCCTCAATTACTCTGGAAAACAATTTAGTTATAAAGTTTCAGGCATTTAAAGGTATATTTGATAAACTGGGCTATATAAAAAAGTATTGGAATTCTAAAAAAGACGATAAAAGGGAAAAAGCTTTAGCGTACTATGAAGGACTATTTGAAGAGAAAAACATAAATCTTGATAAAGTAAAGCAGAGATCAAAATATCTGGCTAAACAAATAAGAGATGTTATTGAACCAGTAACAATACGACGCAACCGCTTAGACTTACAGAATAATCCTTATTATAAAGATGAAGTAAAAAATCTATCAAAAGTTGCCGACCCAAAAGAATGGTTTTATGAATTGACCAAAGCGCAATCTGACTTTTACGACAAAATCATCAGTGTATATTTTGGCGATCCGGAGGAAGGAGGCCAATTTAAGGGTGCAATTTATCATCCCTTTGAATATGAAAAAGGAAAAACCAAAAGAGATAAGCTGACAGAAAAAGAAAACTTTCAATTACTTCAACAACGTAACTTGTATGATTTTATGCGTCGCTTAATGGTTAAGCGATTTGAAAGCTCGTTTGGCTCATTTAGGCAAAGCATTAAAAACTTTATAAAAATTACTGAAACTGCGCAGGAGTTTATAGATAAAACGGGTAAATATATTCTGGATAGAGATTTGATGAAAGATATTTACACCAAAGAACCTGAAGAAATTGAAGAATATCTCAATGAATATTCAGATAAGGTTAAAAATGGCGAATATCCCAAAAATCACAAAGTTTATATAATAAATAATTTTGACTATAAAGATGATTTTATTGCTCATATTAAAGAAGATTTAGAACTTTTTAATAAAATCCTGCAAGATTTAGAAGCATTAGACCTTGTCAAAAATGACCCTAAAACAGATTGTTTGCTTAATAATATAAAGGCGGTTTTAAAAGAAAATCCAAACAAAGGTGAACCCAAAAGAAAAATAATTATTTTTTCTGAATATTTTGACACTGTCAAATATCTAGAGCCAATTCTAAAAAAGCATTTTGGCGACAGGTTGCTTGTTATATCCGGTGATTTATCTACACAAAAGGTGTTCTCTATCAATAAAAACTTTGATGCATCTTACGAAAGTCAGGAAGACGAATTTGATGCCATCCTATCTACAGATAGAATTTCCGAAGGATTTAACTTGAATCGTGCCGGTATGGTTGTAAATTATGATATTCCGTGGAATCCGGTACGAGTAATTCAACGTGTCGGTCGTATTAATCGTATCAGCAAAAAAGTTTTTGACGAGCTTTATATTGTAAATTTCTTCCCCACTGAAAAAGGTGCGGAGTTAGTCAAATCAAGAGAAATTGCTTCAAATAAAATGTTCCTCATTCACAATACTTTAGGCGAAGACTCTAAGATTTTTGACCCTTCTGAAGAACCAACGCCTTCCCGACTTTATGAGAAGATTCGGCAAAATCCGGACAAACTGGGAGAAGAAAGTTTTTATACTAAGGCGTTGACTATTTATGAAAAGATTAAAAAAGAGAATCCTGAACTTATTGAGGCGCTAAAAAAATATCCCCCACGGATTAAAGTTGCAAAAAAGTATAGTGAAAACGAACTTTTGGTTTTCCTGAAAAAGGGTCGTCTATATGTCTATAGCGTTAAATACAGTGAGGATGGAAAAGACAAAGTTTCTCCAACTATTTTTGAAGATGTTTTTGCTAACATCCTTTGTGATAAAGAAGAAAAACCATTGGAATTTTCCGACCGTGCTTGGGATGCATACGAAAATGTAAAAAAATTCAAAGAATACCGCACAAATCCAATTAGTGCTCAGAGTTTGGAGCAAAAATCGATTATTAACCTTAAATCATTAATATATACTGTTAAGCACGAAGAAATAATGCCTCATAAGGACTTTTTGCGGACTTTACTCGAAGATATTATTGACTACGGTACACTTTCGGACTATACCTTGCGTCGTATTTCCAATTTAGAGTTTACTGACGATAAAGGTATTAAAGGAACTGTCAAAGAAATTGATGCGATTAAAAAAGAATTAGGGGGAGTGGATTACTTACAAAAAGAGAAAGACCGTCAGAGGGATTTGTCCAAAGAAATTATTATCGCAATTGAGAATCAAAAACTATGA
- a CDS encoding ATP-binding protein, translated as MTHRDYFSEGRVIIEIYSDRFEISNPGGLLFKRSELGKRSLARNPLFVDLVHRLRVVERIGSGINSVQKLMKDKIQFDIDSDWFSVIISRNLSEKFPEKSQKTAQKTTQKTAQKILDLINENSQITRKELAEKIGNITEDGVKYHLTRLVKFGKIKRVGPDKGGHWEIT; from the coding sequence ATGACACACAGAGATTATTTTTCCGAAGGAAGAGTAATAATTGAAATCTATTCCGACCGTTTTGAAATTTCAAATCCGGGAGGATTATTATTTAAAAGAAGCGAATTAGGGAAACGCAGTCTTGCAAGGAATCCATTATTTGTAGATTTAGTCCACAGGCTGAGAGTTGTAGAAAGAATTGGCTCCGGTATTAACAGCGTTCAAAAATTGATGAAAGATAAAATTCAATTTGATATAGATTCAGATTGGTTCAGCGTTATAATTAGCAGAAACTTATCTGAAAAGTTCCCAGAAAAGTCCCAGAAAACTGCCCAGAAAACTACCCAGAAAACTGCCCAGAAAATCCTTGACTTAATAAATGAAAACTCACAGATTACGAGAAAGGAACTTGCTGAAAAAATAGGAAACATTACCGAAGACGGAGTAAAATATCATTTGACACGATTAGTAAAATTCGGGAAAATAAAACGAGTCGGTCCTGATAAAGGCGGACACTGGGAGATTACATAA
- the tyrS gene encoding tyrosine--tRNA ligase, producing the protein MNTSQQLEFIKRNTVEIIPENELLDKLNFSEKFQKPLRVKLGIDPTAPDMHLGNAVVLRKLREFQELGHIALLIVGDFTAKIGDPSGRSKTRPQITNEEIEKNMATYKEQIFKILIPEKTEFRYNSEWLGKLSSEEIIKLASKFTLAQLLEREEISNRYKNNEPISLHELFYAIFQGYDSVATMTDIELGATEQKFNLLVGRELQREYFQAPQVTMTMPILVGTDGVKKMSKSYGNYIGITETPVNMFGKVMSIPDSCIMNYFQLATNLSEVEVKEIEQLLKTSNPRDIKSRLGYEIVKVYYSETEAKEAEQGFVKMFSKKEVPEDMRVYEVKEPKIWLPQLLLDSGAVPTKNEARRLIEQKAIEVDGQVVTDIKFELEVKSPVVLKVGKRQFLKVIPAK; encoded by the coding sequence ATGAATACATCCCAACAACTTGAGTTCATCAAAAGAAATACCGTAGAAATCATACCTGAGAACGAACTTTTAGACAAACTGAACTTCAGCGAAAAATTCCAAAAACCGTTACGTGTAAAGTTGGGAATAGACCCGACAGCTCCCGATATGCATCTCGGGAATGCAGTAGTGTTGCGGAAGTTACGTGAATTCCAGGAACTCGGGCATATTGCTCTTTTGATTGTCGGGGATTTTACGGCAAAAATCGGCGACCCTTCAGGAAGGTCAAAAACAAGGCCCCAAATCACAAACGAAGAAATAGAGAAAAATATGGCTACGTACAAAGAACAGATATTCAAAATTCTTATCCCCGAAAAGACTGAATTCAGGTATAATTCGGAGTGGCTTGGCAAACTAAGTTCAGAAGAGATAATCAAACTTGCGTCAAAGTTTACTTTAGCGCAGTTATTGGAAAGGGAAGAAATCTCCAACAGGTACAAGAACAACGAACCGATTTCCTTGCACGAATTGTTTTATGCGATTTTCCAGGGGTATGACTCGGTTGCGACGATGACCGATATTGAGCTCGGGGCAACGGAACAGAAGTTTAATTTGCTTGTGGGCAGGGAATTACAAAGAGAATATTTTCAGGCTCCGCAAGTAACGATGACGATGCCGATACTTGTGGGAACTGACGGCGTAAAGAAGATGAGCAAGAGTTATGGCAATTATATAGGCATTACGGAAACACCGGTGAATATGTTCGGAAAAGTTATGTCCATACCGGATTCCTGTATTATGAATTATTTTCAGCTGGCGACGAACTTGAGCGAAGTTGAGGTCAAGGAAATAGAGCAGTTATTAAAGACTTCAAACCCGAGGGACATAAAGTCAAGGTTAGGTTATGAGATAGTAAAAGTATATTATTCCGAAACGGAAGCGAAGGAAGCTGAGCAGGGGTTTGTGAAGATGTTCAGCAAAAAGGAAGTTCCGGAGGATATGAGGGTTTACGAGGTAAAAGAACCGAAGATATGGTTACCGCAGTTGTTGTTGGATTCGGGGGCGGTGCCGACGAAGAATGAGGCGAGAAGGTTGATAGAGCAGAAGGCGATAGAGGTGGACGGGCAGGTAGTGACGGATATCAAGTTCGAGTTAGAAGTAAAATCCCCGGTAGTTTTAAAGGTAGGCAAACGGCAGTTTTTGAAAGTAATTCCGGCGAAATAA